The Diorhabda sublineata isolate icDioSubl1.1 unplaced genomic scaffold, icDioSubl1.1 Dsub_29, whole genome shotgun sequence genome contains the following window.
GCATATGTAAGGCTCCAATATATTCTTCTGTCTCCCAAGGATGGTTCCCCTGATTCGCAGTACAGACTTTCCActggtgttgttttgaatgcaTCTGTTATCAAACGTAAGGCTGAGTTGTGAAAGCTGTCGAGGTTTTTCAGTAGCGATTTGTTTGCTGTTGAATATACAATTGATCCATAATCCAGTTTTGATCGAATAAGTGTTCGGTACAATGTTAGTAATGTTTGTCAATCTGCACCCCATTCTTTGTTCGTTAGCGTTTTCAGAAGTTCAGTCGTTTGTTGCAAGCTAGGAGAAGGTTTCTAATATGGTAGTTCCAGCTTAGTGTGTGGTCGAATAGTATTCcgagaaattttattgttgtttccatttttatgtctTCATTATAAAGTTTCAGTACCGGTATGTTTGGTATGTTCTTTTGTCTTGAGAAATGAATATAGCGAGTCtgtagttgaaaaattaaaaccagttttttgtgACCACAGCTCTAAGTTATGGATAAAAGCCTGACTTTGTGAGAagaggtttttaatattttttcctttacagtAAACAACTAAGTCATCTGCGTATAGTCGAGCTTTTACTGGTAACTTTAAGTTTTTCAGGATGTCGTTGATTGCGATGATAAAGAGTGTGGGACTTATGATTGATCCTTGGGGTACACCatcattaaaatatgttttttcggaGGTGGTGCCGTTGGTTTTAACTTTAAATGTTCGATTTCTCaggaagtttttgataaaaaccagGCAGTGACCATGTAGaattcgtaaaatttttttatgatgtaatCATGCCTTGCAGTGTCAAAATCTCGGTTAATGTCAAAGAAAACAGCTAGACAGCTGTTTTTTAGGGCAAATGCTTCGTTGATTTCACTTTCCAAGTCTATTATGTTATCCAGGGCTGATCTTTGTTGTCTAAATCCGCTTTGTTCCGGTATAATAAGGTTTCTTTTTTCTAGAATCCAGAGCAAtctgttgtttattattttttccattagtttgcACATAGCACATGTGAGTATATGTGATTTCAGTATAGGAATTATTATGGATTCATGCCATTTTTCAGGAAAGTTATGCTGCAGCCAGATGGTAATGAACAGGTTAAGGATGTATTCGTGGGCAATTAAGGGGAGATGTTTCAAGAAGACAACTGGTATTTCATCTGGTCCTGGTGACGTTTCTTTCAGGCTTGAAAGAGCTTCATCATATTCTTGGGTGGTAATAGTTAAATTGATGGGTTCGAAACGGGGAATCGGGTTCAACCACAAGCAAACATACGAACTTAACAGAAGAAACGGAAACTATTTAATCGCAACTATTTGAAGATTACACTGACTgactttttaactaaaataatttttttatatcaaattttgacaaGACATGAGGTTACTACGACGTGATTAAAGCGACAACAACTACAACCACTTACTTCACTATACCGACTACAACCATGACAGACACTAGTTCCACAACATCCTCCCACCTTGAGGAGAATAGCGACTCAACTATCAAACTGAATTCAAGGACATCTAAATTTCTCACAAAAACTGCACTTGAAAGCGACTTCAAACTTTGAGAAACTGAAACACTTGAACTAAAAATAACACATGTAACTAGGAGAAACGACTTGGAACTTTCACCTTCCTTCCACATCTGGTTTCCACATGATGAAACTTCATCAGAGGGTCTTCAGAATTAATAGGTTGAGCTTCTTGGATTTGGGGTGGTAAATCGACGACCTTGACTTGTGAATCAACTAGAGAACCGCCGGTAGCTGAACCACCAGAATCACTTTCTGGTTCGACCTCAGCTAGAAGCTGGCCTTGATCCATTTCTTCTTCGAGAGGAATTTCCAAGGGAAAAACTCGCTGGACAGGACGCGTCAGTTGGCCATCCTGCGTTCGAAGCTTGACAACTCGGCACCGACCGTCAACACCAAGAATCAGTTCTTCAACCACTGCCATCGGCCAATGCATCCGCTTCTGATTTTGTGTAAACTCTTCGCATCAACTTCGTCCAAGTCAGGGACACCCATTTCTTGAATATCTCCAATGAACATTTGAGGAGTAATAGGCACCGGATCACTGGGGTCATCCGATGTATAGGTGATGGGGCGAGAATTGATATAAGCAGTACACTCACTGATCACGGTGTTCAACTCTTCAAAAGTGAGTGAAGCCCGTCCCAGAATTTTGCGAAGATGAACTTTCAAAATCCCTATTAAGCGTTCCCAGAACCCGCCCCACCATGTTGCTGTGGGTGGGTTGAAGCGCCATTCAATTTGGTTCACCAAACCGCGGGACGCTACTCTCTGCCAATCAATTCCATCGAGAGCATTTTTGAACCCCTTATAGTTTGTACCATTGTCACTGTACATGAAGGAAGGTCTGCCCCAACGCGCAATGAAACGTCGAAACGCCATGATGAAGGCTTCCGTTGACATGGCAGTAACCAATTCCAAATGTGTGACACGATAAACAGCACAGGTGAATATGCACACCCAAACTTTGTCTCCATTTTTAAGGTAGAGTGGACCAGCAAAATCCGTGTCACTGATTTCGAACACACGAGCGTCTCTTACCCGATTCTCCGGGAGCGGTGGAGACTTGACTTCCAATGCCTTGGCCCTATAACGCCTGCATATCACACACGCAGACACAATTCTTCTCACAGCTTGCCTCCCTCTAACGATCCAGAATCTTTCTCTTAGAAGGTTCAGAAGACCTTGCCGTCCAATGTGCCCATTCTGTGTGTGCAAGTCGTGGATCAATCTGTCAACAATGACATGCTGGAAAGGAAGAATATAAGGTGCACGGAAGTCTTCAGGGTCTTTTCTCGCCCAAATACGGGTTCTCAAACGCATCAGTCCGACTTTATCTTTGTGTGGCTTCAAATTTTTGAGCTGTTTATCACCTAGCCCTTCAAAAGCTTCATCCTGTATCGATTTCCGAACCACCTTTTCAGCTCTTGCGATTTCCGACAAAGACAGCTCTCCAGAGCGCTTCTCcttctttgaatatttgttcCACAGAAACCTTATCATCCATGCAACCATTCGAACGATCCGGTGATAAGAAGAAAAGTACCGGGCTAATCTTTCGCAGCAAAACACACCTGGTTCTTGGGATAAAGCTGAAATCAAAGGCGTTTTTCTCCTTTCCATTTGAACTTCATTTTCATCAGGAGTGACATCGCAGTTAGGCCATTCAGAACGCGGCCCGTACAACCATCTCGGCCCCTCCCACCATTTGGAGTCAAGAAGTTCTTCAGGAAAACAAACCCTGTTAGGAAGATCTCCTGGGTTCATCACCCCTGGCACATGTTTCCACGTATCAGGATCAGTCAGAGAACGAATTTACTTAACCCTGTTGAACACAAATACTCCCCACGGTTCCTCTTTCTTGATCCAACACAGAGCCGTGGAAGAATCTGACCAAAAATGGCACTCTACATCGCCAATCTCTTTTACAATACTAGAAGCCATTCGCGCCCCAATTGTTGCAGCCAGAAGCTCTAGGCGAGGAATTGTAGGTCTCTTAACAGGGGCAACACGAACTTTCGCTCCCACCATTATCACAGATACCGTGTTATCTGTTTCAACTCGCAAAAATGAGACGGTGGCATAAGCGACCTGACTTGCGTCACAAAATGTGTGTAGAGACACATTACCAACGGTCAATTTCAACCATCGTGGGACTTCGATTTGATTCAAGGCATCAGCTTGACTCATCCACTTACGGAACGTTGCCTGGCTTTGCTCATTAAAAGGGGTATCCCAGTTCCCAGCCTCACCCCAACTTTCTTGAACTAACAATCTCGGTATCAAAATGGCGGGTGCACATACACCGAGCGGGTCGAAAATACGGTGTGCTGCTGACATCACTGTTTGTCGGGTGATGGCATCACTTTCCAAAGGCTTGGGAGAGTTTAACCTGAGAATATCCTCCTTTTTATCCCACAGAAGTCCAAGAACGGGGAAACTGGTGTGAGCAGCACAATCGGGGTCGCTCCATTCCCAGCCACGAAGATCAAAGCAGGCTTTCATAAAAATTTCCCTGGCTTGCGACATGAAGCTCAAAAGTTCCTTCTCATCATCAACCGAAGTCACACAGTTATCAACGTACAAGCATTTGCGCAACTGTGAGATGACAGATCTTTCATAAGGAACCTCTTTTGAAGCCACTTTTTCCTCACACTTTGAGAGATGATGGTCAATAACGGTGCCTAGCAAATAAGGGCTACTGGTCACCCCAAACACCACCCTCCTGTGACGGTAGATTTTCATCTCTCCGACCTCGTCCTTCCATAGGAACCTCAAGCTATCCCGATCCTTTTCCGAAACAGAAATCTGTAAGAAGGCTTTTCTTATGTCAGAAATAACGCCTATTGCGTTCAGACTGAATCGTAGAAGTATCGATGGGATTAACTCTACACAACTGCCCCCTTTTTCTAGACACATATTCAGGTTAGGCTTGCCTTTCTCtttggacgaggcgacgaaaaCAGGACGAATTCGGGTGGTACTGGCTTCCTTAACCACGGCTCGGTGAGGCAAATAATGTCCGAAATCCCACTTATCAAGCTGTACctcttcaataatttcatctttCAGCCATTCTTGAAACACCGCTTCATATTCTTTCACCAAATGACCGTTACGTAACTTGGCTAGGGTCGATTCAAGTCTACCACGGGCCAGATCGAAATTTCGAGGCAGCGGGGGATGTTCCTTCA
Protein-coding sequences here:
- the LOC130452211 gene encoding uncharacterized protein LOC130452211 — encoded protein: MNPGDLPNRVCFPEELLDSKWWEGPRWLYGPRSEWPNCDVTPDENEVQMERRKTPLISALSQEPGVFCCERLARYFSSYHRIVRMVAWMIRFLWNKYSKKEKRSGELSLSEIARAEKVVRKSIQDEAFEGLGDKQLKNLKPHKDKVGLMRLRTRIWARKDPEDFRAPYILPFQHVIVDRLIHDLHTQNGHIGRQGLLNLLRERFWIVRGRQAVRRIVSACVICRRYRAKALEVKSPPLPENRVRDARVFEISDTDFAGPLYLKNGDKVWVCIFTCAVYRVTHLELVTAMSTEAFIMAFRRFIARWGRPSFMYSDNGTNYKGFKNALDGIDWQRVASRGLVNQIEWRFNPPTATWWGGFWERLIGILKVHLRKILGRASLTFEELNTVISECTAYINSRPITYTSDDPSDPVPITPQMFIGDIQEMGVPDLDEVDAKSLHKIRSGCIGRWQWLKN
- the LOC130452213 gene encoding uncharacterized protein LOC130452213 is translated as MALESLGVTSEKYACMLAPLIESALPESILREWERKRMSCGIDESSLFEAADQMVKLRDFLKREVESEERFLLARSTFSVPSAAPKSSAGNVKSSTGKYTTAADLVGIESTEGTEDVSCIFCKNSHNTELCSEARAKSKEEKIKLLKAKSLYFKCLKKFHGKRPCKEKLCCLVCAEPHVTVVCPIPRNQNSTTIEISKATKKENDVEHNYASIQSEPVLMQTLRVRLKGENPVTTRLLIDTGSQRSYITQALATRMRYEPIRTENLVHALFGGSKTEPKTHQCYKIRLQSLMSAFSCNFEVLDSEQICHAIPSIPKGLWVSELREKKIELTDDREGPIGILVGADVAGKLLTGRREVLSCGLVAIETSLGWTIMGRVKDAETSCMVNISLHCAQEFDPSDMWRLDVLGIEDPALVSTKEEAKTVVRRHFLETVKILPDGRYDVCLPWLKEHPPLPRNFDLARGRLESTLAKLRNGHLVKEYEAVFQEWLKDEIIEEVQLDKWDFGHYLPHRAVVKEASTTRIRPVFVASSKEKGKPNLNMCLEKGGSCVELIPSILLRFSLNAIGVISDIRKAFLQISVSEKDRDSLRFLWKDEVGEMKIYRHRRVVFGVTSSPYLLGTVIDHHLSKCEEKVASKEVPYERSVISQLRKCLYVDNCVTSVDDEKELLSFMSQAREIFMKACFDLRGWEWSDPDCAAHTSFPVLGLLWDKKEDILRLNSPKPLESDAITRQTVMSAAHRIFDPLGVCAPAILIPRLLVQESWGEAGNWDTPFNEQSQATFRKWMSQADALNQIEVPRWLKLTVGNVSLHTFCDASQVAYATVSFLRVETDNTVSVIMVGAKVRVAPVKRPTIPRLELLAATIGARMASSIVKEIGDVECHFWSDSSTALCWIKKEEPWGVFVFNRVK